In Natrinema amylolyticum, the following are encoded in one genomic region:
- a CDS encoding Na+/H+ antiporter NhaC family protein codes for MSENGGAPAGEDPSDQFIGGETEDGPRVEFYGGRGMSAFPIAFFIVWAIVQTALWRIGDTGGLIVGILVGLILGMFFVRGNWQSYANTIFEGMTQPVAVTAIVAWIWAGMFAQLLQDGGFVGGLVWLADAAGVGAALFPAITFVLAAVFTTGIGTGYGASVAFVGLFFPAGVLLGANPVLLFGAILSGAIFGDNLAPVSDTTIVSAVTQDADIGGVVASRFKYVIIAAVIAFVGYVVAGGAMDGLEIGAEAQEIFLESSEALGLVHVISMLAVIGAAVAGRHIVEAISWGIVIAIAFNLVFGLAGLGDIVMFNAPEDAPLAPPLEPLPILTVVEDPDAVGVTGSLMSGVSGFLELSILVLLIIGAAQIMIRGGAFEVLLEWSIENLATNVRNAELTMVGTAALINAIITINTAAEVAIGPYISKIGERFNLNGYRRANILDGQTAAMGYIFPWSGGVLAAYGAMQQLPGDYDWFEQSMVVTPIDVVPFVFQGWLLVAVFVVAALTGFGREYVTDRETEEVARV; via the coding sequence ATGAGCGAGAACGGAGGAGCGCCGGCCGGCGAGGACCCGTCCGACCAGTTCATCGGCGGGGAGACCGAGGACGGCCCCCGCGTCGAGTTCTACGGCGGCCGCGGGATGAGCGCGTTCCCGATCGCGTTTTTCATCGTGTGGGCTATCGTCCAGACCGCCCTCTGGCGGATCGGCGATACGGGCGGCCTCATCGTCGGCATCCTGGTCGGGCTGATCCTCGGGATGTTCTTCGTCCGGGGGAACTGGCAGTCCTACGCCAACACGATCTTCGAGGGGATGACCCAGCCCGTCGCGGTGACCGCCATCGTGGCGTGGATCTGGGCCGGGATGTTCGCCCAGCTGTTACAGGACGGCGGCTTCGTCGGCGGTCTCGTCTGGCTGGCCGACGCCGCCGGCGTCGGTGCGGCGCTGTTCCCGGCGATCACGTTCGTCCTCGCCGCCGTCTTCACGACGGGGATCGGAACGGGCTACGGCGCGAGCGTCGCCTTCGTCGGCCTGTTCTTCCCAGCGGGCGTGTTACTCGGTGCGAACCCCGTCTTGCTGTTCGGCGCGATCCTCTCCGGTGCGATCTTCGGCGACAACCTCGCACCCGTCAGCGACACGACGATCGTCAGCGCCGTCACGCAGGACGCCGACATCGGCGGCGTCGTCGCCTCGCGGTTCAAGTACGTCATCATCGCCGCCGTCATCGCCTTCGTCGGCTACGTCGTCGCCGGCGGCGCGATGGACGGCCTCGAGATCGGCGCGGAAGCCCAGGAGATCTTCCTCGAGAGCAGCGAGGCCCTCGGTCTCGTCCACGTGATCTCGATGCTGGCCGTAATCGGCGCGGCCGTCGCTGGCCGCCACATCGTCGAGGCGATCTCGTGGGGGATCGTCATCGCGATTGCCTTCAACCTCGTCTTCGGTCTGGCTGGCCTCGGCGATATCGTCATGTTCAACGCGCCCGAGGACGCGCCGCTGGCCCCGCCGCTCGAGCCCCTGCCGATCCTCACGGTCGTCGAGGACCCCGACGCAGTCGGCGTCACCGGGAGCCTGATGAGCGGCGTATCGGGGTTCCTCGAACTCTCGATCCTCGTCCTCCTAATCATCGGCGCGGCCCAGATCATGATCCGCGGCGGCGCCTTCGAGGTGCTGCTCGAGTGGTCCATCGAAAACCTCGCGACGAACGTCCGCAACGCCGAACTCACGATGGTCGGGACCGCGGCGCTGATTAACGCGATCATCACGATCAACACCGCCGCCGAGGTCGCGATCGGGCCCTACATCTCGAAGATCGGCGAGCGGTTCAACCTGAACGGCTACCGTCGGGCGAATATCTTGGACGGCCAGACCGCCGCCATGGGCTACATCTTCCCGTGGTCCGGCGGCGTCCTCGCCGCCTACGGGGCGATGCAGCAACTGCCCGGCGACTACGACTGGTTCGAGCAGTCGATGGTCGTCACGCCGATCGACGTCGTTCCGTTCGTCTTCCAGGGCTGGCTGTTGGTCGCCGTCTTCGTCGTCGCCGCGCTGACCGGCTTCGGTCGCGAGTACGTTACCGACCGCGAGACCGAGGAGGTGGCTCGCGTATGA
- a CDS encoding NYN domain-containing protein, translating to MFDRVRARLAQFGDAESDAEPAVGLFVDGPNVFRDEFDVDLDDLRDTARRLGRVGVIRLYLDEHATPGLIQAAEARGFEVIITSGDVDVKLAVDATALAGDGTIDQLAIVSRDTDFKPVLEYAGTVGVETIAIAPGSHGRSDALQNAADDAVTLDR from the coding sequence ATGTTCGACCGCGTTCGCGCCCGTCTCGCCCAGTTCGGCGACGCCGAGTCCGATGCAGAGCCGGCGGTGGGCCTGTTCGTCGACGGGCCGAACGTCTTCCGCGACGAGTTCGACGTCGACCTCGACGATCTCCGCGATACGGCTCGCAGGCTCGGTCGCGTCGGCGTCATCCGACTTTACCTCGACGAACACGCCACGCCCGGCCTCATCCAGGCCGCCGAAGCGCGCGGCTTCGAGGTAATCATCACCAGCGGCGACGTCGACGTGAAACTCGCCGTCGACGCGACCGCGCTCGCAGGCGACGGTACCATCGACCAACTCGCAATCGTCTCCAGGGACACCGATTTCAAACCCGTCCTCGAGTACGCGGGCACCGTCGGGGTGGAAACGATCGCGATCGCACCGGGCTCGCACGGCCGCTCGGACGCCCTCCAGAACGCGGCCGACGACGCGGTCACGCTCGACCGCTGA
- a CDS encoding S8 family serine peptidase, which translates to MTQNGPPDDAADHTYDRRSILTGASSIAVGGLIGSSGVATATPSREPGPKKDEILVGISSSAADVAAEARAAVPGDADVVHTNESIRYAVVSFPSDAPDRARDEFIDAITSSPAVEYAESNATIESLLEPDDPYYDSQHAPQQIGCETAWETTQGSEDVVISVVDQGIQYDHPALEGSIDDRIGEDFIDNDGDPYPARGADHGTHVGGIAAGGTDDGTGHAGVSDCSLLSVRALDENGVGSLSDIADAIQWSADAGADIINLSLGVDGSYDTMTSACEYAADRGVLLVGAAGNDGNDRVYSPAAEDTVVAVSAVESDDSIASFSNTGPAIELAAPGSRLVSSATGDDYSRMSGTSMAAPVVSGVAGLALSAYPDLSRTELREHLRSTAVDVGLTDDEQGYGRVDAGAAIETDPFSDGSGGAGEEEEESTGECGDETITASASDELDGSGWWGDSDRYSYSLHTDDPCSITVSLEGPHSGDFDLYLTTDGSKPTRWSHDEAASGSGTTASVTLSLDGDESFRFQVHANSGSGEYTLRLEERGR; encoded by the coding sequence ATGACACAGAACGGCCCTCCGGACGACGCCGCCGATCATACGTACGACCGTCGATCGATCCTGACCGGTGCCAGTTCGATCGCCGTCGGCGGGCTGATCGGCTCGAGCGGCGTCGCGACCGCGACCCCGAGCCGCGAACCGGGGCCAAAGAAAGACGAGATCCTAGTCGGTATCTCATCGTCGGCCGCGGACGTGGCCGCTGAGGCGCGCGCCGCCGTCCCCGGCGATGCCGACGTGGTTCACACGAACGAATCGATCCGCTACGCCGTCGTTTCCTTCCCCTCGGACGCGCCCGATCGCGCCCGAGACGAATTCATCGACGCCATCACTAGCTCGCCCGCCGTCGAGTACGCGGAATCCAACGCGACGATCGAGTCGCTGCTCGAGCCGGACGATCCCTACTACGACTCTCAGCACGCCCCCCAGCAGATCGGCTGTGAGACGGCCTGGGAGACGACTCAGGGCAGCGAAGACGTCGTCATCTCCGTCGTCGACCAGGGGATTCAGTACGACCACCCCGCGCTCGAGGGCTCGATAGACGACCGGATCGGCGAGGACTTCATCGACAATGACGGCGATCCGTATCCCGCCCGCGGCGCGGACCACGGCACTCACGTCGGCGGGATCGCTGCCGGCGGGACGGACGACGGGACCGGCCACGCCGGCGTCAGCGACTGCTCGCTCCTCTCGGTCCGCGCGCTCGACGAGAACGGCGTGGGATCGCTCTCCGATATCGCCGACGCCATTCAGTGGTCCGCCGACGCGGGGGCCGATATAATCAACCTCTCGCTGGGCGTCGACGGCTCCTACGACACGATGACGTCGGCCTGTGAGTACGCGGCCGATCGCGGCGTCTTGCTGGTCGGGGCGGCCGGCAACGACGGGAACGACCGCGTCTACTCGCCGGCCGCCGAGGACACCGTCGTCGCCGTCTCGGCCGTCGAGAGCGACGATTCGATCGCCTCCTTCTCGAACACCGGTCCGGCGATCGAACTCGCCGCACCGGGGAGCCGACTCGTCTCGAGCGCGACCGGTGACGACTACTCGCGAATGTCGGGCACGTCGATGGCAGCGCCGGTGGTCTCCGGCGTGGCCGGCCTCGCGCTCTCGGCCTACCCCGACCTCTCGCGGACGGAACTCCGCGAGCACCTCCGATCGACCGCCGTCGATGTCGGCCTCACCGACGACGAGCAGGGGTACGGACGCGTCGACGCGGGTGCAGCGATCGAGACCGATCCGTTCTCCGACGGCAGCGGCGGCGCGGGCGAAGAGGAAGAGGAGTCGACCGGCGAGTGCGGCGACGAGACGATCACCGCGAGCGCGAGCGACGAACTCGACGGCAGCGGCTGGTGGGGCGACAGCGATCGGTACAGTTACTCGCTGCACACCGACGACCCCTGTTCGATTACGGTCTCGCTCGAGGGGCCGCACAGCGGTGACTTCGATCTCTACCTGACCACCGACGGCAGCAAACCCACCAGATGGAGCCACGACGAGGCGGCGTCCGGATCGGGAACGACGGCGTCGGTCACGCTCTCGCTCGACGGCGACGAGTCGTTCCGGTTCCAGGTCCACGCTAACAGCGGGAGCGGCGAGTACACGCTGCGGCTCGAGGAACGCGGGCGATAG
- a CDS encoding DUF7513 family protein yields the protein MSLFDKYLTGWRFRTSRPALEVGREIDVFVAESNGTSGRAYIGDTELVVEGAGPETVEKQVRVRVTEFDETTASGRGELVAVVGESSYAE from the coding sequence ATGAGCCTCTTCGACAAGTACCTCACCGGCTGGCGGTTCCGGACGTCTCGCCCGGCGCTCGAGGTGGGACGCGAGATCGACGTCTTCGTCGCGGAATCGAACGGCACGTCGGGTCGCGCGTACATCGGTGACACCGAACTGGTCGTCGAGGGCGCCGGGCCGGAGACCGTCGAAAAGCAGGTCCGGGTTCGCGTGACCGAGTTCGACGAGACCACCGCGAGCGGTCGCGGCGAGTTGGTCGCGGTCGTCGGCGAGAGTTCCTACGCCGAATAG
- a CDS encoding DUF2150 family protein, with product MSNPPTEFYSEERWQNWIDRIKDEDIDPEDEDSARLLLNLQDDTAIAIAKIVAAYDDGDLEQEEALEEINDVREIVLDEVDIEDEEKLILVDGVQTSLVCVFFAAEEYVANGPADEGTVGDYLSAAADAEAEEDLDAALGYAAQAGTLIIDEQELDMSVAEDLEYGLVTEWINGLDSLQSAMSDPEVVEEDE from the coding sequence ATGAGCAATCCCCCGACCGAGTTCTACTCGGAGGAACGCTGGCAGAACTGGATCGATCGCATCAAAGACGAAGACATCGATCCGGAAGACGAAGACTCGGCCCGACTACTGTTGAACCTCCAGGACGACACGGCGATCGCGATCGCCAAGATCGTCGCCGCCTACGACGACGGGGATCTCGAGCAAGAGGAGGCCCTCGAGGAGATCAACGACGTCCGCGAGATCGTCCTCGACGAAGTCGACATCGAGGACGAGGAGAAGCTGATCCTCGTCGACGGCGTCCAGACCAGTCTCGTCTGCGTCTTCTTCGCGGCCGAGGAGTACGTCGCGAACGGGCCGGCCGACGAGGGCACCGTCGGCGACTACCTCAGCGCCGCGGCCGACGCCGAGGCCGAGGAGGATCTCGACGCCGCACTCGGCTACGCGGCACAGGCGGGGACGCTGATCATCGACGAGCAGGAACTCGATATGAGCGTCGCCGAGGACCTCGAGTACGGACTCGTTACGGAGTGGATCAACGGACTCGACAGCCTCCAGAGCGCGATGAGCGATCCGGAAGTCGTCGAAGAAGACGAGTAG
- the hmgB gene encoding hydroxymethylglutaryl-CoA synthase has product MTAVGIDAVEIWTGNLKLDLPGTFAPEKGEDPEKYTKGLGLNASSFPDSYEDIVTMGANAAHRLMERKGLEPEDIGRIDVATESAFDNSKPVSTYVAGCLEQVYEGDFHHANKGERKFACIAGTQSLDDAYNWIRAGRNRGRSALVIATDTALYARGDDGEATQGAGAVAMLISEDPNLVELSAEQGYGSADETDFLKPNQQFPSVDGKRSVQVYLARMREALEDFESVAGEVHEEDFVYAPFHTPFPGMVRKAALLAFRHVTRNTEVEDELADEIGRQPRPEAFDSDDEYRDALREYMDLLKDTDRYAEWYDTTIDPTLTIAREVGNWYTGSVHVARASALKHALENDREMTGKKLLIGSYGSGAQAEIHSETVQEGWKDEVGALNIDEQLADRYEMEWADYEEIHDSHNHEMDVDIEEFTTPESEFVFDGWGRMGERKYRYVE; this is encoded by the coding sequence ATGACTGCAGTCGGTATCGACGCCGTCGAAATTTGGACCGGGAACCTCAAGCTCGACCTTCCCGGCACGTTCGCCCCGGAGAAGGGCGAAGACCCGGAAAAGTATACGAAAGGGCTCGGCCTCAACGCTAGTTCCTTCCCCGACAGCTACGAGGACATCGTCACGATGGGGGCCAACGCCGCCCACCGGCTGATGGAGCGCAAAGGCCTCGAGCCCGAGGATATCGGCCGTATCGACGTCGCGACCGAGAGCGCGTTCGATAACTCCAAGCCGGTTTCGACGTACGTCGCCGGCTGCCTCGAGCAGGTCTACGAGGGCGATTTCCACCACGCGAACAAGGGCGAGCGGAAGTTCGCCTGTATTGCGGGGACCCAGAGCCTCGACGACGCGTACAACTGGATCCGCGCGGGCCGCAACCGCGGCCGCTCGGCGCTGGTCATCGCGACCGACACGGCGCTGTACGCCCGCGGTGACGACGGCGAGGCGACGCAGGGCGCCGGTGCCGTCGCGATGCTCATCAGCGAGGACCCGAACCTGGTCGAACTCTCCGCCGAGCAGGGCTACGGCTCGGCCGACGAAACCGACTTCCTCAAGCCCAACCAGCAGTTCCCCTCGGTCGACGGCAAGCGCTCCGTGCAGGTCTACCTCGCGCGGATGCGCGAAGCCCTCGAGGACTTCGAGAGCGTCGCGGGCGAGGTCCACGAGGAGGACTTCGTCTACGCACCCTTCCACACGCCGTTCCCGGGAATGGTCCGGAAGGCCGCCCTGCTCGCGTTCCGCCACGTCACGCGGAACACGGAGGTCGAGGACGAACTGGCCGACGAGATCGGCCGCCAGCCCCGCCCCGAGGCGTTCGACTCCGACGACGAGTACCGCGACGCCCTCCGGGAGTACATGGACCTCCTCAAGGATACCGACCGCTACGCCGAGTGGTACGACACGACGATCGATCCGACGCTGACGATCGCTCGCGAGGTCGGCAACTGGTACACCGGCTCCGTCCACGTCGCCCGCGCGAGCGCGCTCAAACACGCCCTCGAGAACGACCGCGAGATGACCGGGAAGAAACTGCTCATCGGCTCCTACGGCAGCGGGGCACAGGCGGAGATCCACTCCGAGACGGTTCAGGAGGGGTGGAAAGACGAGGTCGGGGCCCTGAATATCGACGAGCAACTCGCCGACCGCTACGAGATGGAGTGGGCCGACTACGAGGAGATCCACGACTCCCACAACCACGAGATGGACGTCGATATCGAGGAGTTCACGACGCCCGAATCGGAGTTCGTCTTCGACGGCTGGGGACGCATGGGCGAGCGGAAGTACCGCTACGTCGAGTAG
- a CDS encoding TatD family hydrolase, protein MIDDRPVLDDHLHLDPDSHRGIDAVRDFARVGGTHLLVVNKPSWHLGVEAETGEDFREVFERTIEIVDEASSELEGRAWPVLGVHPGLISRLVDERGFSPDEARDLMQAGIDIAAEYVESGEALALKSGRPHYDVDDDVWTASNAVMCRAFERGADLECAVQLHAEASEDMTEVADWAEDAGLPSHRVVKHYAGGRLEGPTPSVMSDKDRLETAAERGEPFLMETDYIDDPDRPGAVLGPKTVPRRVRWLLENEYDEAVRIAHVETPMRVYGIDTEATLGRDG, encoded by the coding sequence ATGATCGACGATCGGCCGGTGCTGGACGACCACCTCCATCTCGACCCGGACAGTCATCGGGGCATCGACGCCGTCAGAGATTTCGCCCGCGTCGGCGGCACCCACCTGCTCGTGGTGAACAAACCCTCCTGGCACCTCGGCGTCGAGGCCGAGACCGGCGAGGACTTCCGCGAGGTGTTCGAGCGGACCATCGAGATCGTCGACGAGGCCTCGAGCGAACTCGAGGGCCGCGCGTGGCCCGTCCTCGGCGTTCACCCGGGACTGATCTCGCGGCTGGTCGACGAGCGGGGCTTTTCGCCCGACGAGGCCCGCGATCTCATGCAGGCGGGAATCGACATCGCCGCGGAGTACGTCGAGTCGGGCGAGGCGCTGGCACTGAAATCGGGCCGACCTCACTACGACGTCGACGACGACGTCTGGACGGCCTCGAACGCGGTCATGTGCCGCGCGTTCGAGCGCGGGGCCGACCTCGAGTGTGCCGTCCAACTGCACGCCGAAGCCAGCGAGGACATGACCGAGGTGGCCGACTGGGCCGAGGACGCGGGGCTGCCGTCCCACCGAGTCGTCAAACACTACGCTGGCGGCCGTCTCGAGGGGCCCACGCCGAGCGTCATGAGCGACAAGGATCGCCTCGAGACGGCCGCCGAGCGCGGCGAGCCGTTCCTGATGGAGACCGACTACATCGACGACCCCGATCGACCGGGGGCCGTGCTCGGCCCCAAGACGGTCCCGCGGCGGGTCCGGTGGCTCCTCGAGAACGAGTACGACGAGGCGGTTCGGATCGCCCACGTCGAGACGCCGATGCGAGTCTACGGCATCGACACCGAGGCGACCCTCGGGCGGGACGGGTAA